The following are encoded together in the Humulus lupulus chromosome 5, drHumLupu1.1, whole genome shotgun sequence genome:
- the LOC133834849 gene encoding uncharacterized protein LOC133834849, translating to MPNPNEDKQGLNILNPNKDHEDIGPSSNREEAEDDEYDAVEAEEDDEDEDEDEVEPPKNPQSHADRLRSEKSKLESLMHRMSTGKVPLRVHDVIIKGNSKTKDYLIEAEVEGIKNAATMQELLEAAGIANAKLQALEIFDSVRITLDSGPPELPGTANVVVEVVETKNPLSGECGAYTKPAARSWTLEGSVKYKNWLGYGDLWDGSLAYGPNQTSEISAGVFLPRFKCFLTPKVARAFLLSQDWQDYSSYKERQLGLSLSLFSTKHHDLAYSLGWRTLTDPTQMASRTIRRQLGHGLLSSLKYTFKIDKRNSGVRPTRGYACVLSSQIGGISPDPRCLRFLRQEFDLRYALPFGFYNVALNFGISGGVIFPWGRGFLNKPSSLPERFFLGGDFSPVCTVGGPTTLWGFKTRGIGPTEPRRQNSDKPDVESSDSSRRDVVGGDLAVTAFADLSFDLPLRWLREHGVHGHIFAGSGNLAKLTENEFRNFSVPKFFQSFRSSVGAGIVVPTKFFRLECNYYYILKQYEDDRGKSGFRFSVSAPS from the exons ATGCCGAACCCCAACGAAGACAAACAAGGTCTTAACATTCTGAACCCTAATAAGGACCACGAAGACATTGGCCCATCCTCCAATCGTGAAGAAGCCGAAGATGATGAATACGACGCCGTAGAAGCTGAGGAAGACGATGAGGACGAGGACGAAGACGAAGTAGAGCCACCAAAGAATCCCCAATCCCACGCGGACCGGTTGCGTTCAGAGAAGTCCAAGCTCGAAAGCCTGATGCATCGAATGTCCACTGGAAAGGTTCCTCTGAGGGTTCATGATGTAATCATCAAAGGTAATTCGAAGACTAAGGACTATTTGATCGAGGCTGAAGTGGAAGGTATCAAGAACGCCGCCACCATGCAAGAGCTACTTGAGGCTGCCGGAATTGCCAATGCTAAGCTTCAAGCGCTTGAGATCTTTGACTCGGTTCGGATCACGCTCGATTCCGGTCCGCCTGAGTTGCCTGGGACCGCTAATGTGGTCGTCGAGGTTGTCGAGACGAAGAACCCCCTCTCCGGCGAATGCGGCGCCTACACTAAGCCTGCG GCAAGATCTTGGACGCTTGAAGGTTCGGTTAAGTATAAAAATTGGCTTGGATATGGGGATCTGTGGGATGGTTCTTTGGCGTATGGACCCAACCAAACTTCTGAGATAAGTGCCGGAGTGTTTTTGCCCAGATTCAAATGCTTCTTAACTCCTAAGGTAGCACGGGCATTCCTGCTTTCTCAAGATTGGCAAGACTATTCTTCATACAAAGAGCGACAATTAGGTTTATCTCTCAGTTTATTTTCTACCAAGCACCATGACTTGGCATATAGTCTTGGATGGCGCACCTTGACAGATCCAACACAAATGGCCTCTAGGACAATAAGAAGGCAGCTTGGACATGGTTTACTTTCATCTCTTAAATATACGTTCAAGATTGACAAAAGGAATTCAGGTGTGAGACCTACTCGAGGTTATGCTTGTGTTTTGAGCAGTCAAATTGGTGGGATATCTCCTGATCCTCGGTGCTTACGGTTTCTACGCCAG GAATTTGATCTTCGTTACGCTTTGCCTTTTGGATTTTATAATGTTGCACTTAATTTCGGAATCTCGGGTGGTGTTATTTTCCCATGGGGGAGAGGATTCTTGAACAAGCCCTCATCCCTTCCTGAAAGGTTCTTCTTGGGTGGTGATTTCTCTCCTGTATGCACTGTGGGAGGGCCAACAACATTGTGGGGATTTAAGACAAGAGGAATAGGGCCTACAGAGCCAAGGAGGCAAAATAGTGATAAACCTGATGTAGAGAGTTCCGATTCTTCTCGAAGAGATGTTGTCGGTGGAGACCTTGCTGTTACCGCATTTGCAGATCTTTCCTTTGATCTTCCTCTGCGCTGGTTAAGAGAACATGGAGTGCATGGACACATTTTTGCAGGTTCTGGGAACCTGGCGAAATTGACAGAGAATGAGTTTCGGAACTTCTCTGTTCCAAAGTTCTTTCAGTCATTTCGAAGTTCAGTTGGAGCTGGGATTGTTGTGCCTACAAAATTCTTCCGCCTAGAG TGCAACTACTACTATATATTAAAGCAGTATGAGGACGATCGTGGGAAGTCTGGCTTTCGATTTAGCGTCTCAGCTCCATCATAG